The nucleotide sequence CCTCCTGTGAGCTCTCCGGGCACGGAAGCAGCGTCTCTTCTTGGGGAACAGCCCTGTGAccctcatctctttctcttttgcctaACTCATGCTTCTCAACTCTATGTTGACGGTTCCAGAATGAATACTTCCTTCCATTTACTCTTTTTGGTAACCCAATCCATACCAAAagccgatttttttttttcagtttaagaaCCCCAATGTGCGTTCACATCCCCAGGCTCTAAACATCTCTGCAGGCACATAGACTGTCTTTGTCTAAACTCGCCTTAAATTTTCTTGCAAGAACGTGATCAAGACCGAGGTCTTGATCCCGCTGCATCTCCAGTTCATTAAGTGGAACCACCAACCAGCAGCCTCCAGCAAAGCCTGGCCTCGTGTTTCCCAGAGCTTGGGGGTCCTCTCGGGCCCTGTCCTACCTGCCCTCAACACTGTGGGACTCTGCTTCCCATCTCCCTGATCCGAGCCACCGCTAGCCTGGCTTTCAGCACGTTCCATAAGCTCTGTCCTTCTAAAGTCCCGGTTTCTGCTCTTGCTGGCCTCCAGGGTCTCCTGTGTAAACAGGGGGTGGGGGGTTATAACccccttaattttatttttagcttagaATTCAAGCATTTCATCTTGACTGAGTCCCCCTTTTCCACCCTTTACTCCCACTCCTCTTTCTGCCCCCCACACTTTTTCTTATTGTTCTTTtgctcaccctccctcccccaagaaTGTAAGGGCTCTAAATGTTCCCCATGTCACTGGGGACAGTAGATTAAAATTTTAATCTTGACTGTGGCCCATGAAGTCCTGTGAATTCTACTCTCCATCCCGCTCTGATTGCCTGGGAGCTATGGGTGTAGTGTGCtaggaaaacagagagaaaggcCGGAGTGTAGAGGAGAGACTATAAGACCAGCCCTTCGGAAGAGATTTTCTTCTGGATGGCTTTCTGTGGCTCTTGCCCTCAGGCCTCGTCAGCTGCATATCAGCATACAGAGCTGACAGCCACCAAATGGCTAGTGTCTTAGAACCCCTGGTAGCAGTGCCTTGCAGAAACTACAACCTTGTCATGAAGGCTGGGGCTGGCATGCTCCTGAGTGTGGAGGCCTTCACAGTGACTGCGTCACTCATGTCTCAGCTGCTGTGGAGAACTGAGCAGAGATGCCATGATCCGGGGCCGACGTGCGCTTTGTCTCAGGAGTTTCATTTTAGTCCAGGATCGAAGAGCCACTCTAAGAACAGGCACAGCTAGTCAGGGCAGATTCACACACCCTATCCACAGAAGGTTCAAGCCCCTGGAGGGACAcacactgttctctctctctctctctctctctatgctcCAAAGACATGTGGATGTGGTGTATTGACCCCCCTCCTCTGTTCTAAGACATGACTGACACGATCCGTGGAATCACCAGGGCAGCCATCAGCCCACGCTGGGAGCCATGGCTTTTGCTCACACTCCGCAGCCCTGACTGACTCATCCTGTCAGGATCTGCCCTTTGACCGCAAAGCTGTCACTGCCCCAGCTATGCATGCTTCTTGTGGGTTAGTTTGGGAAGACTAAAGAAGACAGCATGTGCCAGTGCTTTGAGCGTATTATCATCTGTCGTAGTATACATCTTAGCAAATGACCACAAGTGCACTTTTTCACTCATCAGCGTCAGTGAAAAACACTCAGTGTACAAAAAGGAAACTGTCTTATGTCTGATTGAATCCGTCTTGATAAGGCCTATGAACTTGTGAGTTTCCTATGACAAAAGGTATCTTTccaacacacatttttaaaaatggagacaAGGTATTTGCCATAGTTAAATTTCACTTTTTCCGTATGTTGAGTGTATTGCtcttctgattttattcatgCTAGAGAAACAGTAGATAATTTGAGGCAAAGACTGTAATGATATGAATATTTATGCTACTGATGAGAACAGTTTGAACAATGGAAAATAGAAGAGAAGCCATTTGTTTAGCTGATCCTTTCAGTGATTTTACTTGTCCATTGCAGATGAGAAAACTTAAAACCCAAAGAAGGTAATTTCCTCTTCAGGAAACAAAAATAAGTGGAAAAGGACTGGGCTTGACATACTTCTCAACATCTGATGCCCATAATTTTGTATTCTAGATGGCACCGTCTTAGCGAAacgccatctccacagtccataACACGCACTGAATATAGTTCAGAACCTTACACTGGATTAACAGCCAACATAGTTCTGAAGGCACAACTTGACATTTTGTTGAATGTGTTGGTATCAAAAGGGACTTTGTGTGGAAAATACATCTTGAAGGTCTAGGGTCGCCAAGGGTCAGTGTGCAGTTAACACCGTGTTCATCTGTGGGAGAAGAGATTGGGATTCCACGTGCATTTACAGGGggcggggctagagagatggttcagcagttgagagagcgggctgcctttccagaggactGGGCTTGGCAGCTTACAGCTGTGGGAACTGGAGCTCCAGGGGGATGTGATTCCCACTCTAGCCTCTTgggcaccttcacacacacacacacacacagacacacagaggcacatgcacaaatgtgtgtaaataaataaataaatgcaaaattaaGACATCTTTACATCCTTAAAAATCAAATTGGAGATGTACAGGGGAGGTCTCTTCTAAATGCTTGCTTTGTTAATTTCTCTATGAATAGAATCATGTGATACAAATACAATATCTATTTTCATTCCTCATTTATGCGAGTGGTCCCCAAATTTGGCCACACATTCCTCACATAGTAAGTTTTTTAAATGAGAATCTGAAGGTCCCTGCCAAGACTTATTTATTGCACCAGCCTTTACCATTTTAAAAATCCACAATCATCCTCCCCCGAGGCAGTTCAGATACAACAGGTCCATTGAATCACTAATGTGTGTGGCCTTTCAAGGTTGATATTTTTAATCCTAGCATAACGTAGTCCTTATACTATtaagttacttgattttttttcaatattactGAATTACCAAAGCGACAGTTACTAAAAAGCCACACCGTTCTTTAATTATGACTCCAGTGGGTAGCACATGACATCCATGGAAAATTCTGAAGAAAGTCAGGGAAGAAAACATATTAAACCGCTATCCCTCTTCAGTGTGCTGAGCGCATGTTGCAATTTCTCCCAAAGCAAACATTATTTCTGAACCATAAAGATGTAAGAGCTCCTTGTGGGAGAACTACCCAGCATTCCTCCAGACCATTAGAATCGCCGCCTTCAGCTCTCAGCCACTTCTGTGAAGGCTTTGCAGCCTCTGAAATCTTTGCACAAACTGTCAATGACTTGCTGTTTCCCAACATGGTCATTCACAAGAGACATTGCTCTGTTGTCCTAAAGGAAAACACGGTTTACTAACGCAGACTGTTCGTTTCCCTGTGTGTCAAACAACTCGAGCCTAAACAGACAACAAGAACGTTACCTGCGCTGTAACATAGAGAGATATTGTGACACGTGGCAACAAGGCCCAGTGCTAGAAAGCCACACCGGGATGTGACtggaaatatttgaaaacaaatggGCTCCAGAATTGTCTGTAAGTCTGGGCATATAGCTCAATGGAAGAGCACTTGCCTGTCACATATGTGACCTTAGGTTCGAGCCCcaacacttcaaaaaaaaatccattcctgAAAACCAGCAAACAAATAAAGAGCCGTTAGTCCAGTTCAGAGTACAGTTTATTCTTAGAAAAGTCTTTGGAGCCCATGTGAATGGTTCTTCAGAGGAAAAAGTGGTGGCTCCATAATCTCGGCACTCAGAGGAAGACTGCCGAGCTCGGGGCAAGCCTGAGTTACATGATTAGTCACCCACATTGGGCTGTATGTTGagactttaaaataaatacatgtaaaatgaGGTTTGTCGTCGAAGTGCGCATCACATCTTTTCTGAAAGAGTATGATTTGGATACTTATTAGATGGAACTCTTAAAAGTAATTGTGCTATCGACCAACGGCATGATTCCTCTTAGCCAGGACTCTAGGAGGGAAAACGCATTTGGCAAGAGCTGAATATGCTTGTCGTTGCTCTTCTGACTGTGTGACCAGGAAATAAAGCTAAATGTTAGCATCATATGAGAACAGATGAGTTGAAAATTGCAAGCTCTCCCATCCACCTTTCAGGAATGAAAAGGTGCGCTGATATAGAGTAGGCCAGAGTGACATAGTAGGTGCACATGAAAACTGCCTATGAATTGGGGCTTTACATACTAGTGATGGAAGACTGAAATGTGTCTGCACCAAGTGGATCCCTGCCAGTCTCCACTCTGAAAATGGGTGAAATAGGCCATTTTGAACATCAGACTCTGATTCAAAGGCTGTTTTACTCATGTGCCTTGTGGAGACCTATAGGAAAAGGCATGGATGACCAGTCCATATGCTGTGGGCTGCTGCCTTTGGGTTAGAGCACTCAATAGTGTGAAATGGTAGGTGATTTGGGTGGAAATTGGTATCTTCAGTTGTTGAGAAGCTTTTCACAGGAAGAATCTGCTTAGCCTGTTCCTTGATGCTGGGTTTCTCCAGTCTCTTCATTTTGCTTCTATGGTTtgggcaaagaaaagaaaagagggagtaTTTGAAATTCAGAGTTGAATTGTATAACTGGTACAAAGGATATTCTAGGCAATGGGTGAATTTGTGATTGTGTGACCTTTTGCTCAAATGGCACCTGTTGGTAACTTTGGCACTGAGACGTCTTTCTGTGTTCTTTCCCCCGACAGCCCACTTTTCCTGTAGGTCCCACCATAGGGACAAATGCGGCTATTAGCTTTGCTCCTTACCTAGCGCCCGTCACCCCGGGAGTCGGGTTGGTGCCGACGGAGGTCCTGCCCACCACACCGGTCATTGTTCCTGGAAGTCCACCCGTCACTGTCCCGGGCTCAACTGCAACTCAGAAACTTCTCAGGACTGATAAACTGGAGGTACCGCAGTCATGTTTGTGTTTGGAGACGCAGTGGTAGAAGCAGCGTGTGTCTGTGAGAGCGGATGAATGCCTGTGAAATAACGTCACCCCACAGAAAACCCACATACCCCTGCGTGCACACACTGCTGCAGACCTGCGCAGTCACAATTCTGTGCTGTGAAATCAGTGCCAAGAATACAGGAAATTAGCCAAAGTCAAAATAATTATACTGCAAGCAAGAGTCAGCTGCTTGGGTTCTATGcataagaagaaaatattaagCTAGACATGGTAGCCTGTGTCTGTGCCCCAGCACGAGGGCGGTGGAGCAAGAAGAGTGCCACAAttgaaggccaggctgggctacagggaagGTGGTCAGTGTGGGCTAACTAAAAATACCAACCAACAgaatatggcagtcatcaggagCCCTGGAGTGGGCTCTCGGTCTAACCCTGCTGTGCTCTCCTTCTGTGCTCTCCATCTTGCACAGCAGCTGTAGTCCTTACTGGACTCCAGAAAGTTGTGGAAATGGTCAGAAACCTAACAGTCAGGGAAGCAGGAGCCCTCAGGGACAAGTGTGGCAGAATAGGACTTCAGCTCCCTTCAAGCGCGTAGCTCACACATGGAGGCCGTGGTGTGCTCCACATTACTGGTCTTGGCAGTTTTATTAGTTAGGTGGAAAAACTGTAGGCTGAGTTAACTTGGATGCTGATGTATTGTCTTTAGCAAAAATCCAAATGTTCTATAAAATTCAAAGGGATTAATTGTGTGCACACACTTCTACATTTGCATCAAGGAAACCCTCCTGGACTTTGGTAAAGAAAGGTTTTTCTTTAATCAGAGCCAAGGATTTTCCTACTAGTTGTGCCTCACGATCCCTCTGATCGTCGACAGAGCGTGTAAAGATTCTCAGGATCAGTAATTGCATTATTGATTAGAATTGTTAGGTAATCGATGTGTGCTTAGAATACAGGCCTACTAAGGGATACCCTTCCAGTGTGCATTCACTTAAAAAGTAGCCAAGTAAATCTTGAGGGCAAGAAATGTTTACTGCCTAGTCCCTGGCGAATGTTTTAGAATTCAGAATGTCAAActacaaatattttcaaaaatacgTTTTTTGTCACTCAGCTTCTATCTAAAGGATATGGTTCTCTAGATGAAGATAATATAAACTCTAGCTACCACTGCTTGGGAAACTTTAGGCTAGCCTGTGTGGCTGGTGAGCCTGTTGCTACTGAGATCTGTTCTGAAAATGGAGGTGTTTGGGGCTCCACCTGCTGGGGCAGAGCGAGCTTCAGTGCTCAAAGTAcaacagagaagacagagagagagaatagttgGGAGCAAAAGGTCCTTCCCAACAGGATTGGTAGACAAGGTGCCTGCTCTGCACAGACGGCCTTAACAGGTCAGTGTTGGGTCCACTGCATACCAGAAATGGCGTCAGCTGTACCCTGCACACCTGAGTCAACTCCAGCTCCACTGTGAGGTGCCAATAGCTCAGGTCAGAAGCTGGATCAACCCATTGTGCTGACCCCATCACTAGGGAGGTAAGGGCTTGGGGATTGGCGTTCAAGCCAGCCTCTGCTACATGGtgatttgaagccagcctaggctacatgagaatCTGTTGAAAAGCGAAATAAGCTGAAGCAGAATCTAGGTGTCTGTTTGATTAGATTTTAGTTCAGACGTGTTTGTCCTGACAGTAGAGCTTTGGCTCTTACCCAAGCAGAACGAAACCCTGAACCACTGTGAGGTTCGGCCCACTCACCTGCCAGCCTGGCCTGGCCCCCGTCAGTGAGATGCTGTCCCAGAAAGGACTGACTCTCACaaactctcaaaaacaaactcTTTTCTCTGTCCCTTCCACAGCTCACTGTGACCAGGTGGTAAACCTCTGTTCACATTTACCGGCTGTGAGAACAGAGCTTGTGAGAAGCAACGTCACGAGTCGCGTTTTCCTGCTGATTTTTATAAGCAGGGAAGGATCACAGAAAGAATGTGCCTGGGCTTTTCTTGTTTGTACCTCAAGAATGAAGGATATATAGTAAAATCTTGGCTCACCATCATTTTCAGAggataatttaaaatgaaagttgTGTCATCTCAAGTGTTATGTAGTCCCTGAGGTAGGTAGTTTTGAGGGTGATAGCTTTGTAGAATAAGGGTGGAAAAAGGACAGGCAGGGGTCCTCACACTGAGCCTCACCCCTCCCCCGTCCTCAGATTGGTGAGCAGGGGCCATCTCTCCGGCACTGTGTGTACACTGGCAGTGCGGTGCACAGGCAGACCATCCTTTGTACCAGGGACCGAGAGTACCGCAGGGTTCCTCTCAtctgtgtgagcgtgtgtgcgtgtgtgtgtgtgtgtgtgtgtgtgtgtgtgtgtgtgtgtgttacataacCAGTGCACACTCACTGTAGAGTGATTGAAGAGAACctgaggggaagaaaagggaaaagaggggagaggagggaagggaggggaaggtgaaaagaaaagagaagaaaaagataaatgaaaagagaaaagacagtgTGTGTGAATTACATAACTGTCCACAAAAGCAttgtgaggaggagggaggaatgaCTGCAGATAGATGGTAGGTAGATGatagctagacagacagacagacaggtggtACATACGTACATGGAGAGGTGGCACACAAATAGAAGGGTCGTGCAAAGGCACATGTAGTTGATGAAAATAAGTATGGTGTGTTTTGTAGGCACAGCAGTGGCTGTGTTCAGCTaccttttcttccttgttttagGTGAAGAACAGAGTTCAGATTAACTCCTCCATTTCAGTATTCACCTAGAAAAAGGGGCAAAGCAAAACCCAAGTTAATTTCTTAGCAGTCCCAGTAATTTGGGTCCTAGATCGGAACAGTTTTACTCCCTGGGAACCTAAAAGCCCATGAGGGGAAGTGGAAatgtcctccctcctcctccagtccctcctcctcctctccttcctcctcctcttcctcctcctcctctcctacctcCTCTCCGTCCTGCTCCtatcctcccaccccctcccctgctctccgtcctccctccccctcctcccctgctcctgGTCCTCTCACCGTCTCCCCCTCCGCTCTGGCCACCAGGCTTCCCTCTGCAGCGCTGTGCTCTCTCCCGTGTCTCAGGTATGCAGGGAGTTCCAGCGCGGAAACTGTGCCCGGGGAGAGACGGACTGCCGCTTTGCACACCCGGCAGACAGCACCATGATCGACACAAACGACAACAGCGTAACCGTTTGTATGGATTACATAAAGGGGCGTTGCATGAGGGAGAAATGCAAATATTTTCACCCTCCTGCACACTTGCAGGCCAAAATCAAAGCTGCGCAGCACCAAGCCAACCAGGCCGCGGTGGCCGCCCAGGCAGCCGCGGCCGCGGCCACAGTCATGGTAAGTGCGCCGCCACCCCGCACTGCGCCTCCCAGGCCGCGGTGGTGCTTGCGGGTGGGGCGGGTATGTGCCTCGGACAGCTGGGACCCAAGGCTGCCATTCCCGCTGCTCCGCTGCCTCAATTCTGTTCTCATCCCTCccctttgcgtttttgttctgtttccccttccttcccttcctcacaATAGCCAAATCCCCAAGGTGCAGGGACCTGGGCTGGGAGCCCAAGGAAGCAGGACCCCAGCTGGGAGCTCTGGCCCCTCGGTTAGCTGGCCCAGGGCCTGGCAGGGACCCAGAGGGCAGGCCAGAAACTCAGGCAAGCAGGGGATGCTGCCCGCTGTGGACGTCAGCCCAGCGGGGTGGGGGACCACAGCCCTCAGAGATGGCCGTGAATCAGTGACCCTGTCACACCCAGGCTTCTCCTCCTGTTTCCCATTGGCTGCGGTGCTTGCCAACAGCCCAGGGAGATTTCAAGCCTAGCAGCAACTCATGAGAGCAAGAAAAAATAGCACTGGCCTAGCTGGTGCCGAAACGAAGAAACTAACAGAcctataacccaggctagcccTTTGAGTCTCCTCACTGTGCTTCAGGAACCGATGCTGCTATAGCTCCTGAATCTCAGTCTCCAGTGGCCACAGGAAGCAGTATCATTTTGACCCCCCGGGAGCCTGTGAGCACTCCAGAATCTTGAGTGTCAGGATCagaagtttaattaaaaaaaaaaaaaaatccgagtTAG is from Meriones unguiculatus strain TT.TT164.6M chromosome 9, Bangor_MerUng_6.1, whole genome shotgun sequence and encodes:
- the Mbnl2 gene encoding muscleblind-like protein 2 isoform X9, which translates into the protein MLAQQMQFMFPGSPLHPVPTFPVGPTIGTNAAISFAPYLAPVTPGVGLVPTEVLPTTPVIVPGSPPVTVPGSTATQKLLRTDKLEVCREFQRGNCARGETDCRFAHPADSTMIDTNDNSVTVCMDYIKGRCMREKCKYFHPPAHLQAKIKAAQHQANQAAVAAQAAAAAATVMTQSTAKALKRPLEATVDLAFPPGALHPLPKRQALEKSNGASTVFSPSVLHYQQALTSAQLQQHAAFIPTGSVLCMTPATSIDNSEIINRNGMECQESALRVTKHCYCTYYPVSSSIELPQTAC